One Echinicola strongylocentroti DNA window includes the following coding sequences:
- a CDS encoding beta-xylosidase → MKVQQTICGYFWSLLIMVLVMGCQTHGKNTEKQSTIDQKVAELVSRMTLAEKVAELTQDAPPNERLGIPMMQYSECLHGLWLPGATVYPQAIALGSTWDPKTIKEMTTAIAKEARAANLTHCYSPNLDVITGDPRYGRVEESYGEDPYLVSRMGVAFIEGLQGTGSEKFDENHILATAKHFVAYPENRRGINGGFSDISKRRLYEVHLPPFEAAVKEAGVGCIMPGHQDLNGVPCHMNTWLIQDLLRDQWGFDGFIVSDNNDVSRLHHMHYIAKSREEAAVMGLQTGVDVDLVIGKDPANAAYIMEVLEDTLTSNPDLVKHVDRSVSRILKMKYKLGLFDQEDTDEVKDVVSTPESQELALDIAKKSVVLLKNDNDLLPLDIDKVNSIAVIGPNAHEEVAKGKKYTLLGGYAGIPPYYTSVLEGIRQKVGDKVKINYAEGCKLTSSSKAGFAEAIEAAKKSDVVILAVGGSTATCGEGGDRADLDLFGVQNELVEAIHKVGKPVVAVLINGRPLTINYIAENIPSIIESWYLGMRSGDALADVVFGDYNPGGKLTVSFPRSVGQLPVTYLERPDFVGSGKGLYKFTDKSPLFPFGHGLSYTSFSYSNVRLDKRQIKAGEKAIVSVDVTNTGSRAGDEVVQMYVRDDFASVGRYNKMLKGFERVPLQAGETKTIQFELNPENLSIYDQNMEKIVEPGDFTISVGGSSLEKDLSEIKLAVL, encoded by the coding sequence ATGAAAGTACAACAAACTATTTGTGGCTATTTTTGGTCGCTTCTGATCATGGTGCTTGTCATGGGGTGCCAGACTCATGGAAAAAATACGGAGAAACAATCCACTATTGACCAAAAGGTAGCAGAGCTGGTCAGTAGGATGACGTTGGCAGAAAAAGTAGCGGAGCTCACACAAGATGCTCCTCCAAATGAGCGTCTGGGTATTCCGATGATGCAGTACAGTGAGTGTCTCCATGGCTTATGGCTTCCTGGGGCGACGGTATATCCACAGGCGATAGCCTTGGGGTCTACTTGGGATCCGAAAACGATCAAAGAAATGACCACGGCGATTGCCAAAGAGGCCAGAGCGGCAAATCTTACCCATTGTTATTCTCCTAATTTGGATGTGATTACGGGTGATCCCCGTTATGGAAGGGTAGAAGAGTCTTATGGTGAGGATCCTTATTTGGTCTCTCGGATGGGAGTGGCTTTTATTGAAGGTTTACAAGGAACAGGTAGTGAAAAGTTTGATGAAAACCACATCCTAGCCACAGCAAAACACTTTGTTGCCTACCCCGAAAACCGCCGAGGAATCAACGGTGGGTTTAGTGATATTTCAAAAAGGAGGCTTTATGAGGTTCATCTTCCTCCATTCGAAGCAGCTGTAAAAGAAGCAGGAGTAGGGTGTATTATGCCCGGCCACCAAGATCTCAATGGTGTGCCTTGTCATATGAACACATGGTTGATACAAGATTTGCTTAGGGACCAATGGGGATTTGATGGATTTATCGTCTCGGACAATAATGATGTTTCAAGATTACACCATATGCATTATATCGCCAAATCTCGGGAGGAAGCAGCCGTAATGGGACTGCAGACTGGAGTAGATGTGGACTTGGTAATCGGTAAGGATCCTGCTAATGCAGCCTATATTATGGAGGTATTGGAAGATACGTTGACCAGTAATCCTGATTTGGTGAAGCACGTAGACAGAAGCGTATCACGAATATTGAAAATGAAATATAAACTTGGCCTATTTGACCAAGAGGATACCGATGAGGTAAAGGACGTGGTAAGTACACCAGAAAGCCAAGAGCTGGCGCTGGACATTGCCAAAAAGTCCGTAGTGCTGTTAAAGAACGACAATGACCTATTGCCTCTGGACATTGACAAGGTCAATTCTATAGCAGTAATCGGCCCAAATGCCCATGAAGAGGTGGCCAAAGGGAAAAAATATACGCTTCTCGGAGGGTATGCTGGTATACCGCCATATTATACTTCCGTGCTGGAAGGTATACGACAAAAGGTGGGAGACAAAGTGAAAATCAACTATGCGGAAGGCTGTAAACTTACGAGCAGTTCCAAGGCAGGGTTTGCAGAAGCCATCGAAGCAGCCAAGAAATCCGATGTAGTGATTTTGGCGGTTGGCGGCTCCACTGCCACCTGTGGAGAAGGCGGAGATCGTGCAGATTTGGATCTTTTTGGTGTCCAAAATGAACTTGTTGAGGCCATCCACAAAGTCGGAAAACCGGTGGTAGCGGTACTGATAAATGGCCGTCCACTTACGATAAACTATATAGCGGAAAACATTCCTTCTATTATCGAAAGCTGGTATCTAGGAATGCGTAGCGGGGATGCATTGGCTGATGTGGTCTTTGGGGACTATAATCCGGGAGGAAAACTTACCGTTTCTTTTCCTAGATCAGTGGGGCAGCTACCTGTAACTTATCTGGAGAGACCTGACTTTGTAGGGTCGGGAAAGGGACTGTATAAATTTACCGATAAATCCCCCTTGTTTCCATTTGGACATGGACTTAGTTATACCTCTTTTAGCTATAGCAATGTAAGGCTCGATAAGCGCCAAATCAAAGCTGGCGAAAAAGCCATCGTATCCGTAGATGTGACCAATACAGGCAGCAGGGCTGGTGATGAAGTGGTGCAAATGTACGTCAGAGATGATTTTGCCTCAGTAGGCCGATATAACAAAATGTTAAAGGGCTTTGAAAGGGTTCCGTTGCAAGCAGGTGAAACCAAAACCATCCAGTTTGAACTGAATCCTGAAAACCTGTCGATATATGATCAGAACATGGAAAAAATAGTGGAGCCTGGAGATTTTACCATTTCAGTTGGTGGCTCTAGTCTTGAAAAAGACCTTAGTGAAATCAAATTAGCAGTGTTGTAA